Part of the Macadamia integrifolia cultivar HAES 741 unplaced genomic scaffold, SCU_Mint_v3 scaffold187, whole genome shotgun sequence genome, AGAGTAGGAGAAGAAAACCCATTACACAAAGAAGAGAACATGTcacaataaaaatttaaaaattgggGGAAACTTTAAAGAACTTACAAAGGGTGGGAATTGTGGAAGAAGGTTGATGGACATGAAGAAGAATGATCTCTCGGCATCTGAAATTCCGGGAACAGAAATGAAGCAAAGGCAATGTTTTATGAACCTTCCCAACTGCAATTGTGATTCTATCACCAACTTCTTCCGTAAATTCCAGCAGTCGTGGAGTCACAGGATGATCCTGATCATGATGAAGATCCAGAGGAGATCTGAGTGAGGAAAGGGAAGTCGTCTGAGAAAATAAGCCCAAGAAGTAAGGTTCGGCGAGTTGGGTCGGAGGGGTCGGAGTCAGCAACTCCATCTTCCAGTCGGATGCCCCCACAAATTGACAACTCCGTTGATTCGATTCCTCCGGTCTAAATTTGAATTCTGGAGTCTggaccattgttagttaaaacgggaacggcaaaaaaacagaagcgtacggtacgggttttaaacagataaaaacgttgaacggtacggtcaaaaaaagggtcaaaaaaacagggaacggcaaacggacggaaacgaacggtacgagtattaaacgtgtagttttaaaaaaaacgaaaccaaaaaaacggtagtatactcatgcaatttgagagattattacctgtatacatgcatctaatattctaaaagctctaggagtcccaagataaaatagcccaatgggttacaagaaaatgagatgttagCTTTAGCTTCTTTTTACTCATTGgactataagaagatgagatttttttcctataaatattatggagttaaaaataaaaaaccaagtaccatattgtcttcactcttcacttttactaataggtttttatttttatttttattttatttttttttttaaattaattttttttttacaaaattcctattttacccttaaaaaacggatacgcgtttaaaacggccgttttaaacgcgttttaaacggattcttttgccgtttctgttttttcccgtattgtatggaagcatacggcaaaacgcgttttaaacggcaaaaaaacgcgaacgcgttttaaacgcgtttaaaacgcgttttaactaacagtggtctgGACTAGTTTTAATTAATATTTCTGACAAACAATAGGAGGACTAAATTTTACATCATCCAAAGATGTTAAGTTTTCTCGAATTCTTGGTTTGTTTTGAAGATTAATCAGttctgacatattttgatggcgaTCCGGATGgaaagttttttgagatctgtgatggaagcagaggggttgggctcGTATGGGGTGTGGGGAGAACTACGCGGTATGATTTGACCAGattgaccgcgacccgatgggtcgaccctcAACTTagaatatataatgtactattgtcttgttgagaaagtcattgtattttgaagGATTTTTCAAACTAGGGTTTCAGGACGAGTTTTCTCATCGTTGCTTaggtgtaatctttcttctgcatagtgaaacatctttttcttcgcccgaggatgtagcacactataccggtgtgtgaacctcgttaaatctctgtataatgcggatctattgtcttcgtttattttcatatttttttgatGTCTGCTCTAACAAAAGAGATTCTCCATCACTTTTGGTGACGAAAAAAACCAGTGCCATACTGCCAAGGGAATCATCCATCTTATGATGATCCTTAATCCATCCCAGCGGTGGTAACTCTGgtctgaataaaaaaaaaaaagtattgagACCATTATATATTCTAGGAACAGAGACCAATCCTGAAATACAGACCAACTGATGGCTCTCCCATAATGGGCTCAGTTGTTAATGGATCCACTTATAATAATGCATATTTACACAATATAGAACATGTACATTGAAACCACTACTGGCCCACTAGGAAGACCACATCCCCCATAGAGCTCCATCCAACCATGCCATTAGTCAACACCCATCCAACTAGTTGATACCCATAGAATGACTGGATGCTAACCCACATATAGCAAAACCTTACATGTGTTTCATTCATTcgtttttttaataaagttcctttctgattttgagcaaaaaaaaaaaaaaaaaaaaaacaacaacagaaaaaacaacaaaaaaaaactgtagAAAACCAGTTTTAGGCGAGTGAACATCATGAGAAGTTGCATAATTATATAAAGCCTTAAATAAGGTGCAGATACAAGAGTAGAATGAGAAATTTTTAACACTAAGACAACCAAAATATAATCTTTCTTAATATACTAAGATTGTGATGAGATAACACCTGATACAGTATATCACATGCAAACACTACTATTACATTAGAATCTATTATTATCCGTAATACATACCATACATACGAGTGGTTTTCCCTCTCAACAGGCCCAAAGGAAACAAACCGAAACCCTTGCATTTGATAGTGTCtaaacaaaacaagaaacatCTCCATGGGGTGATTGGTCCACTACTTGCCCTCAACAATTTTGCCTTGAAATAATCTATCAAATGCTAAGATCCAAAGATAGAAGATCCCCTTGGAGTATCGCAAAACAGGGTTCTTGGGCATATATGGGACAGCAAATAGAAGAAGGAGAATTGCGTAATAGAAAAGAGAGATGGCTAAAAAGACGAAAGCCGTGATTTCTCCAATGATCAAAACCAAGAAGGCAAGCCAGTGAAGTTCACGTATCACCGTGTACAAGCCTGCTCCAAATGCCATAGCCATCATTGTGAGAGCTATGGTTAACAATTGTAAGCTTAAGTTAACTGCAAGAATCAACGAGCGATCGTCACCCCACTGTTCCCAAATGATGTTCAGCACAACCGCGATAGACAGATAAAAAGCAATGGTATTGTAGACCACGAAAAAAATAAATGCATCGTTCCTTAGCAAGGTAGCCATGCCTTTTTCTGGGCCATCACTGTTCAAACCTCCAGGGATTGTGAAACCCGCGGTGAAAGTGACTGAGGAGATCAGCGTTGCTACAACCACAAAAGTGTCGAACCTGTCTTTGAATTTCTTTttgtaatgttttttttttcgtttaccTGCTGACGTATTTTCTTCCATAATTGGAAAAGGTCGACCAGATGGTGCAGAATTAATACGTAAGACTGCTAGTGGAAGAACCTGTATAttgaatataaaattatttGCATAATCCCAATGTATATCTTTAATCTTAAAATGCAAAATGTTAAGTTTGTCAtcaattcttgacctgttttaaAGAAAGTCCCGTtctaacatattttggtggcgatttgaatgggaagttttctgagatctgtggtggaagcaaaggggttgggccTAGAGCCCAGCACTGATCTCGTATAGGGGTGCAGTCCCGCGGTATGGTTTGATCGGATCTACCGCGACCCAATGGATCGACTCGCGACTTTGgggtatataatgtactattgtcttgttgaacatagtcattgtaatttggggggtttttcgagctagggttttagggcgagttttctcgccgctactTTGGTGTAATTTCTCtcctgcatagtgaaacatcttcttcttcgcctaaGGACGTAgaacaccacatcggtgtgtgaaccttattaaatctctatgtcttATGCGGATCTATTTTGGTTTATCTTCATATTTTGTAATGTTTAACATAAAATCTAAAGACTTTCAGGATTCAGATTCTAGCATATTCTGCAACAAAGTCAAGAAGCTAGTTTATCATAACATTTGAATGAATAATTATGGCTATCACCTTGATTCTGGAATCTGACATGGGAGGAATCAGCTAAATTTGGAATAAAGGGGAAGAAATTCTTGAATCTTAGAAACTGCATGAAAGTTGCAGCTTCTTAGAGACAACTTAAGAATCTCTTCCGAATCTTAGACTACTCCCAAAATCAAATTCCCCTCCAAACGTGAAACATGACAGTACTCcttgaaagaaaacaaattaattgGGGGCATACCTTTGGCAATGAGTATGACTTGTTCCTTTGCTTCATCTCTGCAATGTCTAGGGCTGTCAGGCCTTCATCATTCACGATACTCATGTCTACATTCCCTTTCTCAATTAGAAAGTACATAACCTCCAGATGCAAGTTCATAGTGGCCAAATGGAGTGGCGTGTTTCCATTAATATCCTTTGCATTTGCAAGCTTTTGAAACTTAGATTTCTGCTGAAGCATGTAACTTACTAATTTGGATCTCCCATTCTTAGTAGCTAGATGAACAACATTCTGACCTTCTTTGTTTAATGTCTCTATTGCCGCCGGGAAATATTCTAGCATAGCTTCAATTATTCCAACATAACCTTTACTGGCTGCTAAGTGTATGGGACAGAGACCTTTTTTGTCCTCTTTGCAAGCGATAGAAGCATCTTTCTTTAATATGCAACGAGTTCCTTCAGTATAGCCAAATGATGCTGCATAATGAAGAGGAGTTCTTCCAGCTGCATCTGCTCTACTAATGGGGTCATCCTTTTGTTCCAATAGAATGTTGATGCATACTAGGaagtaaaccaaaaaagaaagaaaaaaaataagaagaagaagaagagaagctcAATTCTGTTAGTTTCTTGATAGtattttttttagctaaagatcAGCCATTATGAACTATGATAacataagaaaaagaatgaaactTAGACAGCcaaaatagaaaaccaaaaacTCATAAATAGTGGGCTActcttccaccttcggcattgcaaTCAGTAGAAAGAG contains:
- the LOC122065063 gene encoding protein ACCELERATED CELL DEATH 6-like; this encodes MDPDLYEAVTEGNVALLRQLLNAATEDIQQQSDQTMNNLLLIAAQFNNVEVVKVIHDCLPTTIISRGNHRGDTPLHIAAQHNNAAVVKCLLEWAMETGDEAENRSIKYQLVKFTNRCGNTALHEAVLGRHHEVIEVLMEADKEVILIKNKREESPLYLPADRGLPDVLGKMLKVPLENENFQNLYLSANYGPDGWTPLHAAVAKNHSVCINILLEQKDDPISRADAAGRTPLHYAASFGYTEGTRCILKKDASIACKEDKKGLCPIHLAASKGYVGIIEAMLEYFPAAIETLNKEGQNVVHLATKNGRSKLVSYMLQQKSKFQKLANAKDINGNTPLHLATMNLHLEVMYFLIEKGNVDMSIVNDEGLTALDIAEMKQRNKSYSLPKVLPLAVLRINSAPSGRPFPIMEENTSAGKRKKKHYKKKFKDRFDTFVVVATLISSVTFTAGFTIPGGLNSDGPEKGMATLLRNDAFIFFVVYNTIAFYLSIAVVLNIIWEQWGDDRSLILAVNLSLQLLTIALTMMAMAFGAGLYTVIRELHWLAFLVLIIGEITAFVFLAISLFYYAILLLLFAVPYMPKNPVLRYSKGIFYLWILAFDRLFQGKIVEGK